In Niallia sp. FSL W8-0635, one genomic interval encodes:
- the pstB gene encoding phosphate ABC transporter ATP-binding protein PstB: MTTTVKEKSQKKTGKAFLQVGQEDTTPGASKISVSDLNLFYGEKQALFGVSLDIEEKKVTALIGPSGCGKSTFLRTLNRMNDLIDGVKIAGDIVIDGENIYASNDVIKLRTRVGMVFQKPNLFPMSIFDNVAYGPRMQGIKNKKELNKIVEESLRGAAIWDEVKDRLKTSALGLSGGQQQRVCIARAIAMKPDIILMDEPTSALDPISTLKVEELITKMKKDYTIVIVTHNMQQAARISDKTAFFLNGEVVEYDETNKIFSTPRDQRTEDYVTGRFG, from the coding sequence ATGACTACGACAGTAAAAGAAAAAAGTCAAAAGAAAACCGGAAAAGCATTTTTACAGGTAGGTCAAGAGGATACTACACCTGGTGCATCCAAAATTAGTGTGAGTGATTTAAATTTGTTTTATGGAGAAAAACAAGCATTGTTTGGAGTATCTCTTGATATTGAGGAAAAAAAGGTAACGGCTTTAATTGGTCCATCTGGTTGTGGAAAGTCAACCTTTCTAAGAACACTTAATCGGATGAATGATTTAATTGATGGTGTAAAAATTGCAGGAGATATCGTCATTGATGGGGAAAATATATATGCATCAAATGATGTGATAAAATTACGTACAAGAGTAGGAATGGTATTTCAAAAGCCTAATTTATTCCCAATGAGCATTTTTGATAATGTTGCCTATGGTCCGAGAATGCAAGGAATCAAGAATAAGAAAGAATTAAATAAAATCGTGGAAGAGAGCTTACGTGGGGCAGCGATTTGGGACGAAGTAAAAGACCGTTTAAAAACCTCTGCACTTGGCTTATCAGGTGGACAACAGCAGCGTGTATGTATTGCCCGTGCAATTGCAATGAAACCAGATATTATTTTAATGGATGAGCCTACGTCTGCTTTAGATCCAATTTCTACATTGAAGGTAGAAGAGCTAATTACAAAAATGAAAAAAGATTATACAATTGTTATTGTGACACACAATATGCAACAAGCAGCAAGAATTTCAGATAAAACAGCCTTTTTCTTAAATGGTGAAGTAGTAGAGTACGATGAAACGAATAAGATTTTTTCTACACCAAGAGATCAGCGCACAGAAGATTATGTAACAGGTCGCTTTGGATAA
- the pstA gene encoding phosphate ABC transporter permease PstA, whose translation MRQGKDNLLRGLLWFSAFLSVAVLVMIVGYIFYKGFRLISFDFIFGDYSPTGGGGIWPMIVTTIYTIVISLIIATPIGILAAVYLQEYAKQGRLVKVIRFATESLTGIPSIIYGLFGAVFFVTTLKLGMSILAASLTLTIIVLPVIIRTTEESLKTVPPTYREGSLALGTTRLQTLYKVILPSAMPGILSGIILSIGRIVGESAAIFLTAGTVAAMPEGLLSSARTLTVHSFLVTQESGDIELAAAVGIVLIVIILAINLIATYISKKLNKADY comes from the coding sequence ATGAGACAAGGGAAAGATAATTTATTACGTGGTCTTCTTTGGTTTTCTGCCTTCTTATCCGTTGCCGTCCTTGTCATGATTGTTGGCTATATTTTTTATAAAGGCTTTCGCTTAATTAGCTTCGACTTCATTTTTGGTGATTATTCTCCAACTGGTGGTGGTGGAATTTGGCCAATGATTGTAACAACTATTTATACAATCGTAATTTCCTTAATTATTGCGACTCCAATCGGAATATTAGCTGCTGTTTATTTACAAGAGTATGCGAAACAGGGCCGGTTGGTAAAAGTAATTCGATTTGCAACAGAAAGTTTAACAGGTATTCCTTCGATTATTTATGGTCTATTTGGGGCAGTATTCTTTGTAACAACGTTAAAATTAGGAATGTCTATTTTAGCAGCTTCCTTAACACTTACAATTATCGTCCTACCTGTTATTATTCGGACAACAGAGGAATCTTTAAAAACAGTTCCTCCAACCTATCGAGAAGGATCATTAGCCCTTGGTACAACAAGATTACAAACTTTATATAAGGTTATTTTACCTAGCGCGATGCCAGGAATTTTATCAGGAATTATTCTTTCCATCGGGAGAATTGTTGGGGAGTCTGCTGCTATATTTTTAACTGCCGGAACAGTTGCAGCAATGCCAGAGGGCTTGCTTTCTTCTGCACGAACATTAACAGTTCATTCGTTTTTAGTAACACAAGAGTCTGGAGATATAGAACTAGCTGCTGCAGTCGGGATTGTCTTAATCGTAATAATTCTTGCTATCAACCTTATCGCAACATATATATCCAAAAAGTTGAACAAAGCAGACTACTAA